The sequence CGGAGGCCCTTCCGGCGCTGCCACCGCGCTTGTTCTGCAAGGTCTCTTCTCCTGTAAAACAAAATGGCCTTCATGCACAACTTGTTGATTTGTAAGGTAATCTAAGCCGTGCTCTTCGATTCCCGTTGAGCAAAAAGTCCACGGACGGACTTGTTGCGATTCGATCATGTAAGAACCTCCGATCCATGGCGACCAATGGGGGCGCGGCGGATGCCGTGCGGGGACGGCGGCCCTCTTGCGGGGGCGTCGGCCGGAAATCATCGGAGGTAGAATCCATGCAACAGAGAACCAGACTGATGCTCGGCGGCGCACTGGCCACCGCCATTTCCATGGGCGCGATCGGCGATGCCAACGCCGGATCGATGGGCAAGATGGCGATGGAGAAGTGCTACGGCGTCAACGCCGCCTACAAGAACGACTGCCAGTCGCCGGGCCACTCCTGCGCCGGTCAGGACTCCAAGGCGCGTGATCCGCAGGCCTTCATCGCCGTGCCGGCCGGGCTGTGCGCCAAGATCGACGGCGGCAGCACCAAGCCGCGCAAGGGCTGACTCGTTGCCCGACGCTAACCGGCGCGTTTCGCGGCCGGTCCCGGTCCGCGCCGGGATCGGCCTGCGCCCGCCCCACTTCGATCAGGTGGTGCGGGAGCAGCCGGCGTGCGCCTGGTTCGAGGTGCACAGCGAGAACTTCTTCGCCCTCGACAGCCCCATGTTTGCGCTGCTGCGGCAGGTGCGCGCCGACTATCCGCTCAGCCTGCACGGGGTGGGCCTCTCCCCCGGCAGCGCCGACCGGCTCCATCGCGACCATCTGATGCAACTTGCCCGACTCTGCGACGCCATCGATCCGGGGCTGGTCTCCGAGCACATCAGTTGGGGCGCGGTCGGCTCGATCCATCTCAACGCGCTGTTGCCGCTGCCCTACACCGAGGAGTCGCTGGCGCTGCTCGTCGAGCGGGAGGAGGAGATCCAGCACCATCTGCGGCGGCAGATCCTGCTGGAGAACGCCTCCACCTACCTCGCCTACGCCCACTCCACCATCCCCGAGTGGGAGTTCGTGCGTGAGCTGGCCCGGCGCAGCGGCGCGCGGATCCTGCTCGATGTCAACAACGTCTACGTCAACAGCGTCAACCATGGCTTCGATCCCCGCCGCTTCATCGACGCCATGCCGCCGGAGCTGGTTGCAGAGTACCATCTGGCCGGCTTCTCGCGCAGGCGGCTGGTCGGCGAGGAGGGGCGGCCGGTGACGCTGCTCATCGATTCGCACGACCATCCGGTGTGGGACGAGGTGTGGCCGCTGTTTCGCTACACCGTGGAGCGGATCGGGCCGCGCCCCACCCTGATCGAGTGGGATGCGAACATTCCGGATTTTTCCGTGCTGCAGCGGGAGGCGGCCACCGCCCAGGGAATGCTGGATGCGGTGGCGGTCGATGGGCGCGGCGCGCGGCCGGCGGCTGCGGAGTGCTGCGCGTGAACAGCGCGGCCGCCCCCTCCGTCGCCCAGTTGCAGCAGGCCTTCGCCCGCTGCGTGCTCTTCGGCGATGCGGCGATCGCCCCCTGGATCGTACCGGCGGGGCTTGCGCCCTTCCGCCGCATGCAGATCTACCGCCACATCGTGGAGAACATCCTGGCCGATGCGCTGGCCACCAGCTTTCCCGCCGTGCGGGCGCTGGTCGGAGCGGCCTTCTTCTCCCGCGCCGCCGACCGCTACCTGCGCGACGATCCGCCGACGGCGGGCAACCTGCAGCAGTACGGCGCGGGCTTTCCCGACTTCCTCGCCCGGATGGAGGAGACCGAGGCGATGCCCTATCTCGCCGATGTGGCGCGGCTGGAGTGGGCGCGGCAGTTGAGCTGGCTGGCCGACGAGGCCCGCCCTCTGTCGCAGCGGGAGGCGGCGGAGCGGTTGCGCCTGCTCGATACGACGCCGCTCAGGCTGCGGCTCCATCCCTCGGTGCAGCTGGTCTGCAGCGACTATCCGGTGTTCGACATCTGGCGCTACTGCGACGATCCGCAGGGAGAGCCCCCCCGCGCCGACGCCGGCGGTCAGTCGCTGCTCCTCTGGCGGGAGGCCGCGCAGATCGTGATGCAGCCGATCACCGCCGGGGACGGCGCCTTCCTGCGTCGGGCGCTGGCCGGCGCGTCGCTGCAGCAGGCGTGGGAGCAGACGCGTGCGGCGGGTTTTTCCGACTACGACCTGTCGGCATTGCTGCCGCTGCTGCTCTCCAGGCGGCTGGTCGTCGATCTTTGTGCGGGTTGATCGAGGTGTGACATGGTGAAGATGCTCAGGCAGATCGATACGGCGTGGCGTTGGCTGCGCGACCGGCTGGAGCGGCTGCAGCCGCTCGGGCTGCTGCTCTTCCGGTTGTGGGTGGCGCTCTCCTTCTGGCGCGCCGGCGTGGTCAAGCACAACGATCCGATGGGCACCGCCTACCTGTTCAACTACGAGTACCATGTGCCGCTGATCTCGCCAGACCTCGCCGCCACCCTGGGCACCTGGACCGAGCTGACCCTGCCCTGGTTCCTCGGGCTGGGGCTGCTCGGCAGGCCGGCGGCGCTGATCCTCTTCGTCTACAACGCGGTGGCGGTGATCTCCTACCCGGCGCTGTGGCCCAACGGGCTGTGGAACGGTCTGGTGGGCAGCGACTTCATCGACCACAAGGCGTGGGGGCTGATGCTCTTCTTCCTCATCCTCAGCGGGCCGGGGGCGATTTCGCTCGACGCGGTGCTGGAGCGCTGGTTCTGGTCGCGCCTGCGCTGAGCGGTGTCTGTCGGGCCGCAGAATGTCTTTGACATTGTTGGTGTAGGTTACACAAGAAGGCGGTACGGTTGCACACGGTGATTGTGTGTGGAACATGCGGAACCCGTCATCCGCAGTCAGGACAACCGCCCTCTTCGATTCCCATCGAGCAAAAAGTCCACGGATGTACTTTTGCGAAACCACCGCTGTGGCCATGGATGGGCTCGTGGTGATCAAACTGTTATGCGTACAATGCTGAATCTGGATGATGCACTGCTCGCAGAGGCCGGGCGCCTGACCGGCCTGAAAGAGCAGAGTGCTCTGGTGCGTGAGGGGCTGAAGGCACTGATAGAACGCGAAAGCGCGCGTCGGCTGGCCCGTCTGGGCGGAACCGAGCCTGAGTTGCGTACCACGCCGCGTCGACGACAGAAGGCACAGTGCTGATGGTTGCTCCGGAAGTTGGCACCCCGGGCTCCCGGGGTTCGCACATTCGTTGAGTTGTTTTCGACCAGCCTTTGATTTTGGTTGATACATCTGTTTGGGTTGATTACCTGCGGCGGGGAGATGAGGAACTCCGGCAGTTGCTGGAATCCGGCAGGGTGTGCACCCACCCGTTCGTCATCGGGGAAATAGCTTGTGGCAACCTGGTCCATCGTGCAACGGTTCTGGAGCTGTTGAACGGTTTGCCAGCAGTCCGGGTGGTTTCGGATTCCGATATCCTTTCGTTCATCGAAGATCATGGATTGATGGGGCGGGGGATCGGCTACATCGATATCCACTTGCTTGCTGCGGTGGTATCGGGTGCGTCGATCCGACTGTGGACCCGGGATAAGCGGTTGCACGCGCTGGCTGAATCGCTGGGGGTCTCCTTTTAGCGGTTGCCTGCGACAGGATCGCCGTTCTGCGTGGTGCGCCACCACGTCTCGGCCGAGGCGGCGTCGGTGATCACTCCGTCGAGCTGCAACTGCCAGGCTGCGCGCAGCAGTCGGCCGACCTCCGGCCCCGGCGTCATGCCGTGGGCCAGCAGCCATTTGCCGGTGACGATCGGCTTCGGCGGCTGGCGCTGGACGGCGAGCGCTTCGGCCAGCCGCAGCCAGGCCAGCGCCGGACGCCCGGGCGGATGGGGGGCGCGTCCGGAGGCGTCGGCCTCGATCAGCCGCTCCCAGTCGCGCAGGGAGGCCGGTCGCAAACGGTCGGCCAGCCGCCGCACCGCCCGCGGGGTGGGGTCGCCGTGCAGGTGGACCAGGTGTTCGCGCACCAATGGAACCACGCGCTCGATCACGCCGCGTGGCGCACCGATCGCGGTCAGCAGGCTTCCGGTGGGGGCAAGCCCCGCCCGGGCGTGGTCGTGGGCGTGCAGCAGGCCGTCCTCGCCCCGGGCCGTGGTGGCGGGCTTGCCCAGGTCGTGGCAGAGGGCGGCGAAGAGCAGCACCGTGCGCGCCTCGGCGTCGAGCCGATCGCGGCGGGCGATGGCCGCGGCCGCGGCGCAGCAGAGCACGGTGTGGTTCCACACATCCCCCTCGGGGTGCCAGCGGGGCTCCTGCGGGGTGGCGGGCAGTCGGGCCAGCTCGGGCCAGGCGGCGATCCAGCC comes from Zetaproteobacteria bacterium and encodes:
- a CDS encoding type II toxin-antitoxin system VapB family antitoxin, which produces MRTMLNLDDALLAEAGRLTGLKEQSALVREGLKALIERESARRLARLGGTEPELRTTPRRRQKAQC
- a CDS encoding DoxX family protein — translated: MVKMLRQIDTAWRWLRDRLERLQPLGLLLFRLWVALSFWRAGVVKHNDPMGTAYLFNYEYHVPLISPDLAATLGTWTELTLPWFLGLGLLGRPAALILFVYNAVAVISYPALWPNGLWNGLVGSDFIDHKAWGLMLFFLILSGPGAISLDAVLERWFWSRLR
- a CDS encoding PIN domain-containing protein, which produces MILVDTSVWVDYLRRGDEELRQLLESGRVCTHPFVIGEIACGNLVHRATVLELLNGLPAVRVVSDSDILSFIEDHGLMGRGIGYIDIHLLAAVVSGASIRLWTRDKRLHALAESLGVSF
- a CDS encoding DUF2063 domain-containing protein — encoded protein: MGCEHSGFFRAAAGGGHRPGNAGCGGGRWARRAAGGCGVLRVNSAAAPSVAQLQQAFARCVLFGDAAIAPWIVPAGLAPFRRMQIYRHIVENILADALATSFPAVRALVGAAFFSRAADRYLRDDPPTAGNLQQYGAGFPDFLARMEETEAMPYLADVARLEWARQLSWLADEARPLSQREAAERLRLLDTTPLRLRLHPSVQLVCSDYPVFDIWRYCDDPQGEPPRADAGGQSLLLWREAAQIVMQPITAGDGAFLRRALAGASLQQAWEQTRAAGFSDYDLSALLPLLLSRRLVVDLCAG
- a CDS encoding HD domain-containing protein translates to MPKSQLASIHRRAPRLIALCRAIRSAGGSAWLVGGWVRDTLAGGDSSDYDIEVFGLRADQLQRIAARFGRVLPVGRCFPVLKLEGADLRADLALPRREASTGPGHRDFAVAADPKMSPEEAAQRRDFTINAMMYDPIEDRLFDPFGGRADLRAGILRHVGPAFVEDPLRPLRAMQLAARLDLRLAPESADLCRTMVAESAALPEARIAGEWRKWATADHPEAGLRALRESGWIAAWPELARLPATPQEPRWHPEGDVWNHTVLCCAAAAAIARRDRLDAEARTVLLFAALCHDLGKPATTARGEDGLLHAHDHARAGLAPTGSLLTAIGAPRGVIERVVPLVREHLVHLHGDPTPRAVRRLADRLRPASLRDWERLIEADASGRAPHPPGRPALAWLRLAEALAVQRQPPKPIVTGKWLLAHGMTPGPEVGRLLRAAWQLQLDGVITDAASAETWWRTTQNGDPVAGNR
- a CDS encoding DUF692 family protein; protein product: MPTPDRWARWRWRSATASTPPTRTTASRRATPAPVRTPRRVIRRPSSPCRPGCAPRSTAAAPSRARADSLPDANRRVSRPVPVRAGIGLRPPHFDQVVREQPACAWFEVHSENFFALDSPMFALLRQVRADYPLSLHGVGLSPGSADRLHRDHLMQLARLCDAIDPGLVSEHISWGAVGSIHLNALLPLPYTEESLALLVEREEEIQHHLRRQILLENASTYLAYAHSTIPEWEFVRELARRSGARILLDVNNVYVNSVNHGFDPRRFIDAMPPELVAEYHLAGFSRRRLVGEEGRPVTLLIDSHDHPVWDEVWPLFRYTVERIGPRPTLIEWDANIPDFSVLQREAATAQGMLDAVAVDGRGARPAAAECCA